The proteins below are encoded in one region of Apium graveolens cultivar Ventura chromosome 4, ASM990537v1, whole genome shotgun sequence:
- the LOC141720939 gene encoding uncharacterized protein LOC141720939, whose product MSGTPNKKLQEDVGGQSSTLKLSHEGSASHLSSGSKLTSSVISEYHSSYDMGHDARAPKIPRTESRDADRSPLLPMSRILSSSHVSRSDHPVASENKFEKREFKDSSRDLKNDNRGMRTESREVHQNTKVDKELRFENRGDDIKEIKYEREVYPDYRSEMKTDKEVFNTGNNQLNWKESKEHYRGKRYSDTPGGNVDTWHASRADGHGPAEAGKEGSTTEERAHTEAYEAIGENKVDSKADDKLKDKDRKKKEGKHRESGDRDKERSDPRSNLQPGNSSNEGKELVREEKEAEKCDREKKDLPKEKDKLKEREKDYMKRGTWNGADREIGQKETLDVSGRVMDHDISAGEDKKQKDHLGLKQTESWKNLEKEAKGGKKERDVDMEGERAEKRSRLNDKESDDGGVDAEGGNEKERDAFSYGVQQRKRMLRPRGSPMANRDPRSKSRAQENEGSEGKLSKYFLQKGMGKPDPEVVTYKVGECLQELMKLWKEHESSQAHKSSSSSQNGPTLEIRIPAEHVSATNRQVRGGQLWGTDVYTDDSDLVAVLMHTGYCRPTASPPPSAIQELRSVIRILPPQDCYISTLRNNVRSRAWGAAIGCSYRVERCSILKKGGGTIDLEPCLTHTSTIEPTLAPVVVERTMTTRAAASNALRQQRFVREVTIQYNLCNEPWMKYSISAVADKGLKRPFYTSARLKKGEVLYLESHYCRYELCFSGEKMVKTAGLACPTEAERLQSHYSNGTNGEKSSTDGDNGIIDVFRWSRCKKPLPQELMLSIGIPLPLENVEVLEDNLDWEDIEWSQTGVWIAGKEYLLARVHFLSAN is encoded by the exons ATGAGTGGTACTCCTAATAAGAAGTTGCAGGAGGATGTCGGAGGTCAATCGTCCACGTTGAAGCTCTCGCATGAAGGGTCTGCTTCGCACCTAAGCTCTGGCTCCAAGCTCACTTCATCAGTCATTAGTGAGTACCATTCATCATATGACATGGGTCATGATGCTCGGGCGCCAAAGATTCCCCGGACTGAATCGCGTGACGCAGATAGGTCACCTTTACTGCCAATGTCCCGAATCTTGTCATCTTCACATGTTTCACGTTCTGATCATCCTGTGGCCTCAGAAAATAAATTTGAGAAAAGAGAATTTAAAGATAGCAGCAGGGATTTGAAGAACGACAATCGGGGAATGAGAACAGAATCGCGGGAAGTGCATCAAAATACTAAAGTTGATAAGGAATTAAGATTTGAGAACAGAGGAGATGATATCAAGGAAATTAAATATGAGAGAGAAGTTTATCCTGATTATAGAAGTGAGATGAAAACAGATAAGGAAGTTTTCAATACAGGAAACAATCAACTGAACTGGAAAGAATCAAAAGAGCATTATAGGGGAAAGAGGTACTCTGATACCCCTGGTGGAAATGTAGATACATGGCATGCATCACGAGCTGATGGGCATGGGCCAGCAGAGGCTGGAAAGGAGGGCTCAACTACAGAAGAGAGGGCCCACACTGAAGCTTATGAAGCTATTGGCGAGAACAAGGTTGATTCCAAAGCAGATGATAAGCTCAAAGATAAAGATAGGAAAAAGAAGGAAGGAAAGCACCGTGAATCGGGAGATAGGGATAAAGAAAGAAGTGATCCCCGTAGTAACTTGCAACCAGGTAACAGCAGTAATGAGGGCAAAGAATTAGTACGGGAAGAGAAAGAAGCTGAGAAGTGTGATAGGGAGAAGAAGGATCTTCCTAAAGAAAAGGATAAgttaaaagaaagagaaaaagatTATATGAAGAGAGGCACATGGAATGGAGCTGATAGAGAAATAGGACAAAAGGAAACGTTGGATGTCTCTGGCAGAGTTATGGATCATGATATTTCTGCAGGAGAGGATAAGAAACAGAAGGATCATCTTGGCTTGAAACAGACTGAGAGCTGGAAAAATCTGGAGAAGGAAGCTAAAGGCGGTAAAAAAGAAAGAGATGTTGATATGGAAGGAGAGCGAGCTGAAAAGCGCAGCAGGTTAAATGATAAAGAATCAGATGATGGGGGTGTCGATGCAGAAGGTGGTAATGAAAAAGAAAGAGATGCTTTCAGCTATGGAGTTCAGCAACGTAAGAGGATGTTACGCCCTAGAGGCAGTCCCATGGCAAATCGTGATCCTCGATCGAAGTCTCGTGCTCAGGAGAACGAAGG GTCTGAAGGTAAGCTGTCAAAATATTTTTTACAGAAGGGGATGG GAAAGCCTGATCCCGAAGTAGTTACTTATAAAGTTGGTGAATGTCTGCAAGAATTGATGAAATTGTGGAAGGAACATGAATCCTCTCAAGCTCATAAATCTTCTTCAAGCTCTCAGAATGGTCCTACTTTGGAAATCAGGATACCGGCTGAGCATGTTAGTGCTACAAATCGCCAG GTTAGAGGTGGCCAGCTATGGGGGACTGATGTATACACTGATGACTCTGATCTTGTTGCTG TACTTATGCATACAGGCTACTGCCGCCCAACTGCCTCACCTCCTCCATCTGCTATTCAAGAGTTACGATCTGTGATTAGAATCTTACCTCCGCAAGATT GTTATATCTCTACACTAAGGAACAATGTTCGTTCCCGTGCTTGGGGAGCTGCTATTGGTTGCAGTTATCGTGTCGAGCGCTGTAGCATCTTGAAG AAAGGAGGTGGAACTATTGATCTTGAACCTTGTCTTACACATACTTCAACAATCGAGCCAACACTTGCGCCAGTGGTTGTGGAGAGAACAATGACCACAAGAGCTGCAGCTTCG AATGCATTACGGCAGCAGAGATTTGTACGTGAAGTTACAATACAATACAACCTTTGTAATGAGCCTTG GATGAAATACAGTATTAGCGCTGTTGCTGATAAGGGTCTGAAAAGGCCCTTCTATACATCTGCCCGCTTGAAAAAGGGAGAAGTTTTGTATTTGGAAAGTCATTATTGCAG ATATGAGCTCTGCTTTAGCGGGGAGAAGATGGTCAAGACAGCAGGTCTTGCATGTCCAACTGAAGCTGAGAGATTACAAAGTCACTATTCCAATGGCACAAATGGTGAGAAAAGTTCAACTGATGGTGACAATGGTATAATTGATGTCTTTCGCTGGTCGCGCTGTAAGAAGCCACTTCCCCAAGAGTTGATGTTATCTATAGGGATCCCACTTCCCCTTGAAAACGTGGAG